In Bradyrhizobium sp. WBOS07, the genomic window GTGTCGGCCATTGCATGGTGTTCGCGCTGAATCGCGCTGGCGCCGCGACCTGCCTGCTCGATGCCGGCAACATCCCGATCGGCGGCGATCTCGGCGCGGCCTATGCCGGTCAATTCCACGAATCCGACCCCAATCGCGATGCGCTGTTCGAAGGCGAGGGCGGCGGGCCGATCATGTTGCCCGCGTTCGCGCCGCGCATGTACGGTACGCGCTACCGCAAGATCTTCTTCCACGATTCCGGCATCGTCGACAAATGCGCCACCGCGATCTGGGCCGGCGACACCTGCTTCTACGTCAATTTCTATCGCATCGCCGCCCAGGGCCGCTTCAACGGTGCGCAGCGCGAACGGCTTGAGGCGATCGCACCGGCGATCAGCGCGAGCGTCGCCCGCCATTTTCAGGAGAAGGCGACGCCCGAGCGGTCTCTCGCCGAACTGTTTGCGACCCGCGCGCCGCTCGCCGGTCTCACGCCGCGCGAGCAGGAGGTCTGCCGGCGCATCCTCGCAGGCTTCAGCTCGGAAGCGATCTCGCAGGCGCTCGGCATCAGCCTGCATTCGACGCTGACCTAT contains:
- a CDS encoding LuxR C-terminal-related transcriptional regulator, whose protein sequence is MRPNGRPVNQATGDVTPAVLAIGRPDFPDILIDTLRCHAGVGHCMVFALNRAGAATCLLDAGNIPIGGDLGAAYAGQFHESDPNRDALFEGEGGGPIMLPAFAPRMYGTRYRKIFFHDSGIVDKCATAIWAGDTCFYVNFYRIAAQGRFNGAQRERLEAIAPAISASVARHFQEKATPERSLAELFATRAPLAGLTPREQEVCRRILAGFSSEAISQALGISLHSTLTYRKRAYQRLGISSQSELFAIVLRLLTRSLN